In Paraburkholderia bryophila, a single genomic region encodes these proteins:
- the flgM gene encoding flagellar biosynthesis anti-sigma factor FlgM, whose amino-acid sequence MKVDSTTNSNLPSLKDALSRSQQSDATTANSNAQTASTASQPATGGTSGDASVSLSGLSQHLRSLAASGSADIDTAHVESIKQAIKNGSLTIDSSKIADGVLNTARDLLQSKTSSTGN is encoded by the coding sequence GTGAAAGTCGATTCCACAACCAATTCGAATCTGCCGTCGTTGAAAGACGCCCTGTCCCGTTCGCAACAAAGCGACGCGACGACCGCGAACAGCAACGCGCAGACCGCGAGCACCGCCTCGCAACCCGCCACCGGCGGCACGTCGGGCGACGCCAGCGTCAGCCTGTCGGGCCTGTCGCAGCATCTGCGCAGCCTTGCGGCGTCCGGTTCGGCAGACATCGACACGGCGCACGTCGAGTCGATCAAGCAGGCCATCAAGAATGGCTCGCTGACGATCGACTCCAGCAAGATCGCCGACGGCGTGCTGAACACCGCACGCGACCTGTTGCAAAGCAAAACCTCGTCGACCGGCAACTGA
- the flhA gene encoding flagellar biosynthesis protein FlhA: protein MNTRAGFLARRPDALSSTNLRALAGPVLIVMILGMMILPLPPFLLDLLFTFNIALSVMVLLVSMYTMKPLDFAAFPSVLLFSTLLRLSLNVASTRVVLLEGHTGPDAAGQVIESFGHFLVGGNFAVGIVVFVILMVINFMVITKGAGRIAEVSARFTLDAMPGKQMAIDADLNAGLINEDQARKRRLEVSQEAEFYGSMDGASKFVRGDAIAGLLIMVINIFGGLIVGMVQHGMDFASAGKTYTLLTIGDGLVAQIPSLVISTAAGVIVSRVATNEDIGTQLTGQLFTNPRVLAITGCILVLMGLIPGMPHFAFLLLGGGLIQLGRTMKKKADDRKNTNALVDVAPAAMTPVENTEASWDDVTMIDTLGLEVGYRLIPLVDKNSDGELLKRIKSIRKKFAQEIGFLPPVIHIRDNLELRPNGYRIALKGVEVGVGEAYPGQWLAINPGQVSAALPGTPTQDPAFGLPAIWIDTNLREQAQVYGYTVVDSSTVVATHLNHLVVTHASELLGRREVQSLLERMQKDTPSLVDDLVPKSLPLTTLQKVLQNLLEEGVPIRDMRTILEALSEHAPKVTDAHDLTAAVRLALGRAITQQWFPGTGDMQVMGLDSNLERVLSQALSTGTNPGLEPGLAHTLLNETQKAMTRQQNLGLSPVLLVQHALRPMLARFLRRSLPQLKVLSYAEVPDTRNIKVVNLIGAH from the coding sequence ATGAACACTCGCGCCGGTTTCCTCGCCCGACGGCCGGATGCCTTGAGCAGCACCAATTTGCGCGCCCTCGCCGGGCCGGTGCTGATCGTAATGATCCTCGGCATGATGATTCTGCCGTTGCCGCCGTTCCTGCTGGATCTGCTGTTTACCTTCAACATCGCGCTGTCCGTGATGGTGCTGCTCGTCAGCATGTACACGATGAAGCCGCTCGATTTCGCCGCGTTCCCGAGCGTGCTGTTGTTCTCGACCTTGCTGCGGCTGTCGCTGAACGTCGCGTCGACGCGGGTCGTGCTGCTCGAAGGTCACACCGGTCCCGACGCGGCCGGTCAGGTGATCGAGTCGTTCGGCCACTTCCTCGTGGGCGGCAACTTCGCGGTCGGTATCGTCGTCTTCGTGATCCTGATGGTGATCAACTTCATGGTGATCACCAAGGGCGCGGGGCGGATCGCGGAAGTGTCCGCGCGCTTCACGCTCGACGCGATGCCCGGCAAGCAGATGGCGATCGACGCCGATCTGAACGCCGGTCTGATCAACGAAGACCAGGCCCGCAAGCGGCGCCTCGAAGTCTCGCAGGAAGCCGAGTTCTACGGCTCGATGGACGGCGCGAGCAAGTTCGTGCGCGGCGATGCGATCGCCGGTTTGCTGATCATGGTGATCAACATCTTCGGCGGCCTGATCGTCGGGATGGTGCAGCATGGCATGGACTTCGCCTCGGCCGGCAAGACCTACACGCTGCTGACGATCGGTGACGGCCTCGTTGCACAGATCCCGTCGCTGGTGATTTCGACCGCGGCCGGTGTGATCGTGTCGCGTGTGGCCACCAACGAAGACATCGGCACGCAGCTTACCGGGCAGTTGTTCACGAATCCGCGCGTGCTGGCGATCACCGGCTGCATTCTCGTGCTGATGGGCCTGATTCCGGGTATGCCGCACTTCGCGTTTCTGTTGCTCGGCGGCGGGCTGATCCAGCTTGGCCGCACGATGAAGAAGAAGGCCGACGACCGCAAGAACACCAACGCGCTGGTCGACGTCGCGCCGGCCGCGATGACGCCGGTCGAGAACACCGAAGCGAGCTGGGACGACGTGACGATGATCGACACGCTCGGCCTGGAAGTCGGCTATCGGCTGATTCCGCTGGTCGACAAGAATTCCGACGGCGAACTGCTCAAACGGATCAAGAGCATCCGCAAGAAGTTCGCGCAGGAAATCGGTTTTCTGCCGCCTGTCATTCATATTCGCGACAACCTCGAACTGCGGCCGAACGGCTACCGCATCGCGTTGAAGGGCGTCGAAGTGGGCGTCGGCGAGGCGTATCCGGGGCAATGGCTGGCGATCAATCCCGGTCAAGTGTCCGCCGCGTTGCCGGGCACGCCGACGCAGGATCCCGCGTTCGGTTTGCCGGCGATCTGGATCGATACGAATCTGCGCGAACAGGCGCAGGTGTACGGCTATACGGTGGTCGATTCGAGCACCGTGGTGGCGACGCACCTGAATCACCTGGTCGTCACGCATGCGTCGGAGCTGCTTGGCCGCCGCGAAGTACAGTCGCTGCTCGAACGGATGCAGAAGGACACGCCGTCGCTGGTCGACGATCTGGTGCCGAAGTCGCTGCCGCTCACCACGCTGCAAAAGGTGCTGCAGAACCTGCTGGAAGAAGGCGTGCCGATCCGCGATATGCGCACGATTCTCGAAGCGTTGTCCGAGCACGCGCCAAAGGTCACCGACGCGCACGATCTCACCGCGGCCGTGCGGCTCGCGCTGGGTCGCGCGATCACGCAGCAGTGGTTCCCGGGCACCGGCGACATGCAGGTGATGGGCCTCGATTCGAACCTGGAGCGGGTGCTGTCGCAGGCGCTTTCTACTGGCACCAACCCCGGGCTCGAACCGGGGCTCGCTCATACGCTGCTGAACGAAACCCAGAAGGCGATGACGCGTCAGCAGAACCTTGGGCTCTCGCCGGTGCTGCTGGTGCAGCACGCGTTGCGGCCGATGCTCGCGCGCTTCCTGCGGCGCAGCCTGCCGCAACTGAAGGTGCTGTCTTATGCCGAAGTGCCCGACACGCGCAATATCAAGGTGGTGAATCTGATCGGGGCGCATTGA
- a CDS encoding flagellar hook assembly protein FlgD, producing MTTNTTIGSNGTNVSQTLLDTMNGTGKSSSATGATSSTSSSSSTSASSLQQTFLQLLVAQLQNQDPTNPMDSSQMTSQLAQINTVSGISQLNTTLSSLATQMSAGQQSQAALLIGSTVLAPGNSVTVASGKAGSFGVQLANSVSDLQVVVKNSAGTIVNTIDLGKQSAGTVPVGWTPTDTAGNTLPDGTYTISAVGTINGQQATATTLSSATVQSVVMQSTGTPGLVLSNGTTVGLTNVAAIL from the coding sequence TTGACCACCAACACCACCATCGGCAGCAACGGCACGAACGTGTCGCAGACGCTGCTCGATACCATGAACGGCACGGGCAAGAGCTCGAGCGCGACGGGCGCGACCAGCTCGACGAGTTCGAGCAGCAGCACCTCGGCCAGCAGCCTGCAGCAGACCTTTCTGCAATTGCTCGTCGCGCAGTTGCAGAACCAGGACCCGACCAATCCGATGGACAGCTCGCAGATGACGTCGCAGCTGGCGCAGATCAACACGGTGTCGGGCATCAGCCAGTTGAACACGACGCTGAGCTCGCTCGCGACGCAGATGTCGGCAGGCCAGCAGTCACAAGCCGCACTGCTGATCGGCTCGACCGTGCTCGCCCCGGGCAACTCGGTGACGGTCGCGAGCGGCAAGGCCGGCTCGTTCGGCGTGCAGCTCGCCAACTCGGTGAGCGACCTGCAGGTCGTCGTGAAGAACTCGGCGGGCACGATCGTCAACACGATCGACCTCGGCAAGCAGTCGGCCGGTACGGTGCCGGTGGGCTGGACGCCGACCGACACGGCCGGCAACACGCTGCCCGACGGCACCTACACGATCAGCGCCGTGGGCACGATCAACGGCCAGCAGGCCACCGCGACCACGCTGTCGAGCGCGACCGTGCAGAGCGTCGTCATGCAGAGCACCGGTACGCCGGGCCTCGTGCTGTCGAACGGCACGACGGTCGGCCTGACCAACGTCGCCGCCATCCTCTGA
- a CDS encoding MinD/ParA family ATP-binding protein: MDKLISDQAEGLRRLLARSGSRVIAVTGGSTDAGCTTTVVNLAAALAQQGKDVLVIDECLGELSVSAMLGGLRGAGNFAAVMRGEMALDDAAARHALGFSVLAASRLNREGHSATQFGVVLHGSADVVLIDAQLDSQGHLSPLAKQAHDVMIVTRMAAQAITEAYACMKRLHYAHALAQFRVLVNHVQSPGDAHTAFANLAGVAGRYLTVALEDAGCITADARMARALELSRCVVDAFPSTPAARDFRQLAAELQYWPMRPAMSSQTPWMASATVTAAQHADQPSAQHA, from the coding sequence TTGGATAAGCTCATCTCCGATCAGGCAGAAGGACTGCGGCGCCTGCTGGCGCGTAGCGGCTCGCGCGTGATTGCGGTGACGGGCGGCTCGACGGACGCAGGCTGTACGACGACGGTGGTGAACCTCGCGGCGGCGCTCGCGCAGCAAGGCAAGGATGTATTGGTGATCGACGAATGCCTCGGCGAGCTGTCGGTGAGCGCGATGCTCGGCGGCCTGCGCGGCGCGGGTAATTTCGCTGCCGTGATGCGTGGCGAAATGGCGCTCGACGACGCGGCCGCGCGCCACGCGCTGGGCTTTTCGGTGCTGGCCGCGTCGCGCCTGAATCGCGAGGGTCACTCGGCCACGCAGTTCGGCGTGGTGTTGCACGGTTCCGCGGATGTGGTGCTGATCGATGCGCAGTTGGACTCGCAAGGCCACCTGTCGCCGCTCGCCAAACAGGCGCACGACGTGATGATCGTTACGCGGATGGCCGCGCAAGCGATCACCGAGGCGTACGCCTGCATGAAACGCTTGCACTACGCGCACGCGCTCGCACAGTTCCGCGTGCTGGTGAATCACGTGCAGAGTCCCGGCGACGCGCATACCGCGTTCGCCAACCTGGCCGGCGTGGCCGGGCGCTACCTGACGGTGGCGCTGGAAGACGCCGGTTGCATTACCGCCGATGCGCGGATGGCGCGAGCCCTGGAGTTGTCGCGTTGTGTCGTCGATGCGTTCCCATCGACACCGGCTGCGCGCGACTTCCGGCAACTCGCCGCCGAATTGCAGTACTGGCCGATGCGGCCAGCGATGTCGTCGCAAACGCCATGGATGGCGTCTGCGACAGTTACAGCGGCGCAACACGCCGACCAACCGTCTGCGCAGCACGCCTGA
- the flgB gene encoding flagellar basal body rod protein FlgB has translation MLDKLDAEFAFGRQALDVRAYRQELLSSNIANADTPGYKARDVDFASSLAGALKKGDGATGTAASNNSTLAMTQPVGVTSGMSMVSTSPGHMSGKSTLTPTGGASDDYGNLQYRIPTQPALDGNTVDIDTERVQFADNTLHFESGMTVLSGQIKTMLAAIQSGS, from the coding sequence ATGCTGGACAAACTCGATGCCGAATTCGCCTTTGGCCGCCAGGCGCTCGATGTGCGCGCCTACCGCCAGGAGCTGCTGTCGTCGAATATCGCCAACGCCGATACCCCCGGGTACAAGGCGCGCGACGTCGACTTCGCTTCGTCGCTCGCTGGCGCGCTGAAGAAGGGCGACGGCGCCACCGGCACCGCCGCGTCGAACAACTCGACGCTCGCGATGACGCAGCCCGTGGGCGTGACGAGCGGCATGTCGATGGTGTCGACGTCGCCTGGCCACATGTCGGGCAAATCGACGCTGACGCCGACCGGCGGCGCGTCCGACGACTACGGCAATCTGCAATACCGCATTCCGACGCAGCCCGCGCTCGACGGCAACACGGTCGACATCGACACCGAACGGGTGCAGTTCGCGGACAACACGTTGCACTTCGAATCAGGCATGACGGTGCTGTCAGGCCAGATCAAAACGATGCTGGCGGCGATCCAGTCGGGCTCGTAA
- a CDS encoding flagella synthesis protein FlgN gives MKDALLATLVEEYSAVEAFASILTLETKALTALSPLELLPPIVEKKTELIGVLANLEAIRDKLLADMGLPAGWPGMELAASTDTRVADQWSLLQKAAERARRFNTSNGELIRVRMDYNQRALAALQVEVPQKVGFYGPDGRIPAQPAA, from the coding sequence ATGAAAGACGCCCTGCTTGCCACCCTCGTCGAAGAATATTCGGCTGTCGAGGCGTTCGCCTCGATTCTGACGCTCGAGACCAAGGCATTGACCGCCTTGTCGCCGCTTGAATTGCTGCCACCGATCGTCGAGAAGAAAACCGAACTGATCGGCGTGCTGGCCAATCTCGAAGCCATCCGCGACAAGCTGCTCGCCGATATGGGCTTGCCGGCCGGTTGGCCCGGCATGGAACTCGCGGCCAGCACCGACACACGCGTCGCCGACCAATGGTCGCTGCTGCAGAAAGCCGCCGAACGCGCGCGACGCTTCAACACGAGCAACGGTGAGCTGATCCGCGTGCGGATGGACTACAACCAGCGCGCACTGGCGGCGCTGCAGGTCGAAGTGCCGCAGAAGGTCGGCTTCTACGGACCGGATGGGCGGATTCCCGCGCAACCCGCGGCGTAA
- a CDS encoding type II toxin-antitoxin system HicB family antitoxin: MKNLIFPIAVESGDDDHAYGVVVPDLPGCFAAGDTLEEAFANAKLAVESHLDTLLDEGLPVPQPLKLSEHQRNPDYAGFMWGFVTTRNIPALKKAVRINISLPEVLVQDIDIYAQTRGLSRSAFLALAAEREMAL; encoded by the coding sequence ATGAAAAATCTGATTTTCCCGATCGCAGTCGAATCGGGTGACGACGACCATGCGTATGGCGTGGTGGTGCCGGACCTTCCTGGCTGCTTTGCGGCCGGCGATACGCTTGAAGAGGCTTTCGCCAACGCGAAGCTGGCGGTCGAGTCGCATCTGGACACGCTGCTCGACGAAGGGCTGCCGGTGCCGCAGCCGCTCAAGTTGAGCGAGCATCAGCGCAATCCGGATTACGCGGGCTTTATGTGGGGCTTTGTCACCACCCGGAATATTCCGGCCCTGAAGAAGGCCGTGCGCATCAACATCTCGCTGCCCGAGGTGCTGGTCCAGGATATCGACATCTACGCGCAAACGCGCGGTCTGTCGCGGTCGGCATTTCTCGCGCTAGCCGCGGAACGCGAGATGGCGCTGTGA
- the flhF gene encoding flagellar biosynthesis protein FlhF: MNIRKFVGATSRDALRLVREALGADAVVLSNRTMDDGSVEIVALADSDLAAITPKAPRASVAAAHAASMNGTAGHPALAAPRALPMGNPYASGMPDVFSSVFGASPEAGAESDSGHAAGPYAFDDALSDEPAAAPKQAMKQAAKPAPSAAPKSALPGTANALSASAPGKPAAAAAPQAAGAEQPSARAAVARLNEDIRADLLKAAGVPPSFATPGADLQTPRTMAESNPWLIDHARRIAAEQQPEGAYSARPAAMTPAAAMAKGLGAAVQPGSASAAQSVDTPEWAREAAQLAARRAAQKIAPSLTPSDDRTPASVAEAIKVRMEQVVNDTVMNELSSMRGMMEEHFAGLLWGDRQRRNPTRAALTKHLFAAGFSAQLVQMMVDNLPDEVDSMEGGMDWVRSVLESNLPVMEDEDALMERGGVFALMGPTGVGKTTTTAKLAARCVMRFGASKVALLTTDSYRIGGHEQLRIFGKILGVSVHAVKDGADLQLALSELRNKHIVLIDTIGMSQRDRLVSDQIAMLCRAGQPVQRLLLLNATSHGDTLNEVVQAYQRSPDHQPLAGCILTKLDEATNLGGVLDTVIRYKLPVHYVSTGQKVPENLYVATKKFLIKSAFCIPRDNSPFVPHEDDIPALLSSLSARSTADLHEVRFG, translated from the coding sequence TTGAACATTCGTAAATTTGTCGGTGCAACCAGTCGTGATGCGCTGCGTCTCGTACGCGAAGCGTTGGGCGCGGACGCGGTCGTACTGTCCAATCGCACGATGGACGACGGCAGCGTCGAGATCGTCGCGTTGGCCGACAGCGACCTGGCCGCCATCACCCCCAAGGCGCCGCGCGCAAGCGTCGCCGCGGCACACGCCGCGTCGATGAATGGCACGGCTGGACATCCCGCGCTGGCCGCGCCGCGCGCGCTGCCGATGGGTAATCCTTATGCGAGCGGCATGCCCGATGTGTTCTCGTCGGTGTTCGGTGCGAGTCCGGAAGCCGGTGCCGAGAGCGACAGCGGTCATGCCGCCGGCCCGTACGCCTTCGACGACGCCTTGAGCGACGAACCGGCTGCCGCGCCGAAGCAGGCTATGAAGCAGGCCGCGAAGCCGGCGCCGTCCGCCGCGCCGAAATCGGCATTGCCGGGCACCGCTAACGCGCTGTCGGCTAGCGCGCCGGGCAAGCCCGCCGCAGCCGCCGCGCCGCAAGCAGCCGGCGCCGAGCAGCCGAGCGCACGTGCCGCGGTCGCGCGTCTGAACGAAGACATCCGCGCCGATCTGCTGAAGGCCGCCGGCGTGCCGCCGTCGTTCGCCACGCCGGGCGCTGACTTGCAAACGCCGCGCACGATGGCCGAATCGAATCCCTGGCTGATCGACCACGCTCGTCGTATCGCCGCTGAACAGCAGCCGGAAGGCGCCTACAGCGCACGCCCCGCCGCGATGACGCCGGCCGCCGCCATGGCCAAGGGCCTCGGCGCCGCCGTCCAGCCGGGCAGCGCAAGCGCCGCGCAATCCGTCGACACCCCCGAGTGGGCGCGCGAAGCCGCGCAACTCGCCGCACGCCGCGCCGCGCAGAAAATCGCGCCGTCGCTGACGCCGAGCGACGACCGCACTCCGGCGTCCGTCGCGGAAGCAATCAAGGTGCGCATGGAGCAGGTCGTCAACGACACGGTGATGAACGAGCTGTCGTCGATGCGCGGCATGATGGAAGAACACTTCGCCGGTCTGCTGTGGGGCGATCGCCAACGCCGCAACCCGACGCGCGCCGCGCTCACCAAGCATCTGTTCGCCGCCGGTTTCTCCGCGCAACTCGTGCAGATGATGGTCGACAACCTGCCCGACGAAGTCGACAGCATGGAAGGCGGCATGGACTGGGTGCGCTCGGTGCTCGAGTCGAACCTGCCGGTGATGGAAGACGAAGACGCGCTGATGGAGCGCGGCGGCGTGTTCGCCCTGATGGGCCCGACGGGCGTTGGCAAGACGACGACCACCGCCAAGCTGGCCGCGCGCTGCGTGATGCGCTTCGGCGCCAGCAAGGTCGCGCTGCTGACCACCGACAGCTACCGGATCGGCGGCCACGAACAACTGCGCATCTTCGGCAAGATTCTCGGCGTGTCGGTCCACGCGGTGAAAGACGGCGCCGATCTGCAACTCGCGCTCTCCGAACTGCGCAACAAGCACATCGTGCTGATCGACACGATCGGCATGAGCCAGCGCGACCGGCTCGTTTCCGACCAGATCGCGATGCTGTGCCGCGCCGGCCAACCAGTGCAGCGCCTGCTGCTGCTCAACGCGACGAGCCACGGCGACACCCTCAACGAAGTCGTACAGGCCTATCAGCGCTCGCCGGACCATCAGCCGCTCGCCGGCTGCATTCTGACCAAACTCGACGAAGCCACCAATCTGGGCGGCGTGCTCGATACGGTGATCCGCTACAAGCTGCCGGTGCACTACGTGTCGACCGGTCAGAAGGTGCCCGAGAACCTGTACGTCGCGACGAAGAAATTCCTGATCAAGAGCGCCTTCTGCATTCCGCGCGACAACTCGCCGTTCGTGCCGCACGAAGACGATATTCCGGCCTTGCTGTCCTCGCTGTCTGCCCGCTCGACAGCCGACCTTCACGAGGTCCGCTTTGGATAA
- the flgA gene encoding flagellar basal body P-ring formation chaperone FlgA, with amino-acid sequence MDQPTFDPTLRASRAVAHGVGASGPRRAKQLPAWSMRLARLALGSALCLPAGALLLAPSAYAQQADGPIVIPGPGEKNPAALADLAQQMQAAPAKRAGTAATLAAATAQSLGRGPVSRTTDEFTRAANASGSIVIAGEGEAPAAPQMIRTSFKPDANGVVTIPAPGAANAPTGVANFNVVPGQRQVVPVVVTPAARQAVGVQPVAANAPVNGGYRGVNSGVVSSASGVNGIASNTAVTDGFDSLASRGEPPQLGANGKPLAARAIATRAAVAPLASSTTTAAAATNATSASVPTPATIGRVSATRPIAPAIAQQNMRAAAVAQPAPLPGQQDADAIRGAALAFLQQQSAGLPGKVEITVAQAFPRGLAACTALEPFMPSGARLWGRMTVGVRCSGERPWTIYLQARISLNATYYLAARAMSPGEVLTAADLVARDGDLTGLPQAIVTDPSQAIGSVTLTRVAGGMPLRRDMLKSTSAVSIGQTVRVVAAGAGFSISSEGSAMNNASPGQQVRVRTPNGQIISGIVKDGSTVEIQL; translated from the coding sequence ATGGACCAGCCCACCTTCGATCCGACGCTCCGCGCCAGCCGCGCGGTGGCGCATGGCGTCGGTGCGAGCGGGCCGCGCCGGGCCAAGCAACTGCCGGCCTGGTCGATGCGGCTCGCGCGCCTGGCGCTGGGTTCGGCGCTGTGCCTGCCGGCCGGCGCCCTGCTGCTCGCGCCGAGCGCCTACGCGCAGCAAGCCGACGGGCCGATCGTGATTCCCGGCCCGGGCGAAAAGAATCCGGCGGCGCTCGCCGATCTCGCGCAGCAGATGCAAGCCGCGCCGGCCAAACGCGCCGGCACCGCCGCGACGCTGGCAGCGGCCACCGCGCAATCGCTGGGGCGCGGACCGGTCTCGCGCACCACGGATGAATTCACCCGCGCCGCCAATGCGAGCGGCTCGATCGTGATTGCCGGCGAAGGCGAAGCGCCTGCCGCGCCGCAAATGATCCGCACCAGTTTCAAACCCGACGCGAACGGCGTCGTGACGATTCCGGCACCGGGTGCGGCCAATGCGCCGACCGGCGTGGCCAACTTCAATGTCGTGCCGGGCCAGCGCCAGGTTGTGCCGGTCGTCGTGACGCCGGCCGCGCGGCAAGCGGTGGGCGTGCAGCCGGTGGCGGCCAATGCGCCGGTCAACGGCGGGTATCGTGGCGTGAATAGTGGTGTCGTGAGCAGCGCCAGCGGCGTCAACGGCATTGCCAGCAATACCGCCGTCACCGACGGTTTCGACAGTCTTGCTTCACGCGGCGAACCGCCTCAACTGGGCGCGAACGGCAAGCCGCTCGCGGCCCGGGCAATCGCAACGCGCGCGGCTGTCGCGCCGCTTGCCTCCTCGACCACCACCGCGGCTGCGGCCACTAACGCCACGTCGGCATCAGTCCCGACGCCCGCGACGATCGGCCGCGTATCGGCCACTCGTCCCATCGCACCGGCCATCGCTCAGCAAAACATGCGTGCCGCGGCCGTCGCACAGCCCGCGCCGTTGCCCGGCCAGCAGGATGCGGACGCGATCCGCGGCGCCGCTCTCGCGTTCCTGCAGCAGCAATCCGCCGGCTTGCCGGGCAAGGTCGAGATCACCGTCGCCCAGGCGTTTCCGCGCGGCCTCGCGGCCTGCACGGCGCTCGAGCCCTTCATGCCGAGCGGCGCGCGCCTGTGGGGCCGCATGACCGTCGGCGTGCGCTGCTCCGGCGAACGGCCGTGGACCATTTATCTGCAAGCGCGTATTTCGCTGAACGCCACCTACTACCTGGCCGCCCGCGCCATGTCGCCGGGCGAAGTGCTGACCGCCGCCGATCTCGTCGCGCGTGACGGCGACCTGACCGGCTTGCCGCAGGCGATCGTCACGGACCCGTCGCAGGCAATCGGCTCGGTAACGCTCACGCGCGTCGCCGGCGGCATGCCGCTGCGCCGCGACATGCTGAAAAGCACCTCGGCGGTCTCGATCGGCCAGACGGTGCGGGTCGTCGCGGCGGGCGCCGGTTTCTCGATTTCGTCCGAAGGCAGTGCGATGAACAACGCGTCGCCAGGCCAGCAGGTGCGGGTTCGTACGCCCAACGGCCAGATCATTTCCGGCATCGTGAAAGACGGCTCGACGGTGGAGATTCAACTGTGA
- the flgC gene encoding flagellar basal body rod protein FlgC, with protein MPSLMNIFGVAGSAMSAQSQRLNVTASNLANADSTTGPDGQPYRAKQVVFAVSPLGGARTASGQQVGGVQVTGVVDDPTPMKTAYDPGNPAANSDGYVTLPNVDPVQEMVNMISASRSYQANVETLNTAKTLMLKTLTIGT; from the coding sequence ATGCCATCCCTGATGAACATTTTTGGTGTTGCAGGCTCCGCGATGTCGGCGCAGTCGCAGCGGCTCAACGTGACGGCGTCGAATCTCGCCAACGCGGACAGCACGACCGGCCCGGACGGCCAGCCTTATAGGGCCAAGCAGGTCGTGTTCGCGGTCAGCCCGCTGGGCGGCGCGCGCACCGCGTCCGGCCAGCAGGTCGGCGGCGTGCAGGTCACCGGCGTGGTCGACGACCCGACGCCGATGAAGACCGCGTACGACCCCGGCAACCCGGCCGCCAATTCGGACGGCTACGTCACGCTGCCCAACGTCGACCCGGTGCAGGAAATGGTCAACATGATCTCGGCCTCGCGCTCGTATCAGGCCAACGTCGAGACCCTGAACACCGCCAAGACACTGATGCTGAAAACGCTCACGATCGGAACCTGA
- a CDS encoding RNA polymerase sigma factor FliA: MYNAQGKISQAEVLTKYAPLVRRLGLQLVAKMPASVDLDDLIQAGMIGLLDAASRYKEDQGAQFETYASQRIRGAMLDELRSNDWLPRSLRRTSREVESAVHKVEQNLGRSASETEIAEHLQMPLDEYQSMLQDLHGSQLIYYEDFDRSADDEPFLDRYCVDHSDPLSALLDDSLRSALVEAIDRLPEREKLLMSLYYERGMNLREIGAVMEVSESRVCQLHSQAVARLRTRLREMAWANAEAT, from the coding sequence ATGTACAACGCTCAGGGAAAGATTTCCCAAGCCGAAGTTCTGACGAAGTACGCACCGCTGGTGCGTCGCCTCGGCTTGCAGCTCGTTGCCAAGATGCCGGCCAGCGTCGATCTCGACGATCTGATCCAGGCCGGCATGATCGGCCTGCTGGATGCCGCGAGCCGCTACAAGGAAGACCAGGGCGCGCAGTTCGAGACCTACGCCAGCCAGCGGATTCGCGGCGCGATGCTCGACGAGCTGCGTAGCAACGACTGGTTGCCGCGCAGCCTGCGGCGCACCTCGCGCGAAGTCGAATCGGCGGTGCACAAGGTGGAGCAGAACCTGGGCCGCTCGGCGAGCGAAACGGAGATTGCCGAGCACTTGCAAATGCCGCTCGACGAGTATCAGTCGATGCTCCAGGATCTGCACGGCAGCCAGTTGATCTACTACGAAGACTTCGACCGCTCGGCGGACGACGAGCCGTTTCTCGACCGCTACTGTGTGGACCATTCGGACCCGCTGTCGGCGCTGCTCGACGACAGCCTGCGCTCGGCGCTGGTGGAAGCGATCGACCGCCTGCCGGAACGCGAGAAGCTGCTGATGTCGCTCTATTACGAACGCGGCATGAACCTGCGCGAAATCGGCGCGGTGATGGAAGTCAGCGAGTCGCGGGTGTGCCAGTTGCACAGTCAGGCGGTGGCGCGTCTGCGCACGCGCCTGCGCGAAATGGCCTGGGCGAATGCCGAAGCGACTTGA
- a CDS encoding type II toxin-antitoxin system HicA family toxin → MQANDWQLVRISGSHHHFRHPFRVGLVTIPHPKKDLPPGTLNSILKQASLK, encoded by the coding sequence ATTCAGGCGAATGACTGGCAGTTGGTCCGTATCTCGGGCAGCCACCATCATTTCCGGCATCCGTTCAGGGTTGGTCTCGTGACCATCCCTCATCCCAAGAAAGATCTGCCGCCCGGCACATTGAACAGCATCCTGAAACAGGCGAGCCTGAAATGA